Proteins encoded by one window of Chondromyces crocatus:
- the tagF gene encoding type VI secretion system-associated protein TagF, producing MFWRRKKAPAAPPQIGCFGKLPSTGDFIRLNAGGEELALFDRWLGGAIDMARRTMGPTFDASYQPAVGLFVYRGDPKGEDIPSRGMVGAWAASGDNAGRLYPMVVFGAYDYSQLAATGAALPIALWPLLTAAYDLATQGRTLPADAFVDRVSRISLPNLDDPDASSAGYRAWLTTQTMSSLWDAGFGTDASRFWVLQMIMESVVPFRGQELPKTGLALRLPVGAGNAYMAAVWMDVILRLSRWNRTIPNILWTPQQAALLHLGPPQVGTFREMIAPTGQAEFLADLCGPPTLEEAVSRRALGPQLDGLVARTDISLASFLDALTSA from the coding sequence ATGTTCTGGCGTCGCAAAAAGGCTCCCGCTGCACCTCCGCAGATCGGATGTTTCGGAAAGCTGCCGTCGACGGGTGACTTCATCCGGCTCAACGCTGGAGGTGAAGAGCTCGCGCTGTTCGACCGGTGGCTCGGCGGTGCCATCGACATGGCGCGTCGGACCATGGGGCCGACCTTCGACGCGAGCTACCAGCCCGCAGTCGGTCTCTTCGTCTACCGTGGGGATCCCAAGGGGGAAGACATCCCCTCGCGCGGGATGGTCGGCGCGTGGGCGGCGAGTGGCGACAACGCTGGGCGCCTCTACCCGATGGTCGTGTTCGGCGCTTACGACTACAGCCAGCTCGCGGCCACCGGCGCAGCGCTTCCCATCGCCCTGTGGCCCTTGCTCACGGCTGCTTACGATCTGGCGACCCAGGGCCGGACACTTCCTGCCGACGCCTTCGTCGACCGAGTGTCTCGCATCTCCTTGCCGAACCTCGACGATCCGGACGCGAGCAGCGCTGGTTACCGGGCCTGGTTGACCACGCAGACCATGAGCTCCCTGTGGGATGCAGGGTTCGGGACCGACGCCAGTCGATTCTGGGTGCTGCAGATGATCATGGAATCGGTGGTCCCGTTCCGAGGCCAGGAGCTGCCGAAGACGGGGCTCGCGCTCCGCTTGCCGGTGGGGGCGGGGAACGCCTACATGGCAGCGGTCTGGATGGATGTCATTCTGCGCCTCTCGCGCTGGAACCGGACGATACCGAACATCCTCTGGACCCCGCAGCAGGCCGCACTGCTTCACCTCGGTCCGCCTCAAGTGGGGACCTTCCGCGAGATGATCGCTCCCACCGGCCAGGCCGAGTTCCTCGCCGACCTCTGCGGCCCTCCGACCCTGGAAGAAGCCGTCTCCAGGCGAGCCCTGGGACCCCAGCTCGACGGCCTGGTCGCGCGCACAGACATCTCGCTCGCGAGCTTCCTCGACGCCCTCACCAGCGCATAG